The nucleotide window ATGGCTTGCCGTGGGGGGGGAGCCACTTCGTGCCCTCTGGCCAATCCACCTACTCATGCCCATTGTTCTTCCAACTGTTGCAGCTACTGTCTACCTGGCATATCGCCCTATAGCCACATACCTTGTTGACTATGCTTGCTTCCGGCCTAGCCCCAACTGTCGATTCCCAAGGGCGGCCTTACTCGAGCATGCACATATGTCGACCTTCCTTGCCGATTCTACCATTAACTTCATAGCACGAGTTCTTGAGCACTCCGGTCTTAGTGATGAGACTTGTGTTCCACCGGCACTTTCTTACATTGAGCCATATTGTAGTCTGGATGAAGCCCGCGCCGAAGTAGAACTGGTCGTCTTCTCAGTGGTTGATGATCTACTGGCTAAGACGAGGATTGACCTTGATACGATTGACATTCTGGTCACTAACTGCAGTGTCTTTTCACCTGTTCCATCGATCGCCGACATGATTGTCAGCAGGTATAAGCTGCGAGGTGACCTTCGCGTCATCAACCTCTCGGGGATGGGTTGCAGTGCAACAGTAACTGCAGTTGGGCTTGCAAGGAACATCTTGGAGGTCATGCCTTTTGGATCGCAAGCGCTAGTGGTGTCAACGGAGACCATCGGACCCAACCACTATGCGGGTAACAACCGCTCCATGCAGTTGGTTAATATCTTGTTCCGCATGGGCGGTGCAGCCGTCCTGTTATCGAGTTCTAGGTCCAAGGCTAGGTTCCGCCTCACACATGTTGTGCGGACGATCACTGCTAGCGATGACAATGCCTACCGGTGCGTCTACCAAGAGGAAGATGACGAGGGAATCAAGGGCGCCAATCTGTCAAAGAACCTCATGGCTATTGCTGGAGACGCTCTCAAGGCCAACATCACGGCCATGGGGCCACTTGTCTTGCCTACATCAGAGCTGATCAAGTTTCTTCTTGTCTCCTTGGCGAGGAAGGTGTTCCTTGGGAGGAGGATAAGGCCTTACATTCCCAATTTCCGTACAGCGTTCAAACACTTCTGCATCCACGTTGGTGGACCAGCGGTGATCAGCTCGGTACAACGTGGCCTTAATCTATCCGATGAGCATGTCGAGCCTTCACGAATGACACTGCATCAATTCGGAAATCAGTCAAGTGCATCTGTGTGGTACGAGTTGGGATACATAGAAGCCAAGGGTCGAATGCTAAAAGGTAATAGGGTCTGGATGATTGGTTTCGGAGCTGGATATGAATGCAACTCCGCAGTGTGGGTGTGCATCCGTACATGTACATCTCACGGTGACCATGGGCCATGGGCTAGTTGCATCCATCGATACCCACTAGATGTGCAGAAATAAAGTTAACTTGACTATACTCTCACCAAGAAGATCACAGGCAACGCAAAGGTACAAAATTGAAACCATCCATTGCTATCGACCATCGCCAGTTTTCTGGATTGTTTCATTCTATTCTTTTTGTTATCATTAAGCAAGATGTGTAAGATAAATCGGATGGGCTAGCTTCTGCAGCTTGGCTTTCTTAAGCATCTGAAAACTTAGTTTGTAGGTGCATATTCTTATGTACACTAAATATGTATTCTCCAAATATTTTTCTTCAACTGCCAACTGTTTAACCAATAGTTGTTCAGATTATTTTGTTCATACACAAAAATTTAGTAGAATCCAGTTTCATATCATGAACTTTAACATCTCTCAAACAAACCAGCGTAATAAGATAAACAAATATCAAGAATTGATTGTGCTCTTACATTATACGATGCAAGATGAGGTTATTTACTTTTGTCTCTAGTGCAGATCATCCTCTTCACTGATGCTTGAGGACTGCCACAAAGGATATGCCACTACTTAAGAATGTGCCATCACAGACGATTTAGAAAATCCATCATATACATCTTCCCGGTGACATGGTTTATGTCATCACAACCTGGACATTTTGTAATAAAATAAGAGATGACTGAAAGGTTCATAATGTGAAATGGTTTGTGATTTGGTCTTTTTATAGACAGTTCGTGCTTGAGGAATGCCTATGATACTCTTTTTCATACTGTAATTTCTTTGTAACTTGGCTACGTTCAAGAAATGCTAGTCATACTCTCTTAAACAAA belongs to Triticum urartu cultivar G1812 unplaced genomic scaffold, Tu2.1 TuUngrouped_contig_5591, whole genome shotgun sequence and includes:
- the LOC125529427 gene encoding 3-ketoacyl-CoA synthase 6-like, which gives rise to LAVGGEPLRALWPIHLLMPIVLPTVAATVYLAYRPIATYLVDYACFRPSPNCRFPRAALLEHAHMSTFLADSTINFIARVLEHSGLSDETCVPPALSYIEPYCSLDEARAEVELVVFSVVDDLLAKTRIDLDTIDILVTNCSVFSPVPSIADMIVSRYKLRGDLRVINLSGMGCSATVTAVGLARNILEVMPFGSQALVVSTETIGPNHYAGNNRSMQLVNILFRMGGAAVLLSSSRSKARFRLTHVVRTITASDDNAYRCVYQEEDDEGIKGANLSKNLMAIAGDALKANITAMGPLVLPTSELIKFLLVSLARKVFLGRRIRPYIPNFRTAFKHFCIHVGGPAVISSVQRGLNLSDEHVEPSRMTLHQFGNQSSASVWYELGYIEAKGRMLKGNRVWMIGFGAGYECNSAVWVCIRTCTSHGDHGPWASCIHRYPLDVQK